One segment of Dolichospermum sp. DET69 DNA contains the following:
- a CDS encoding TIGR03943 family protein, producing MLNSQTKAPNKFIPWLDVVAITAWGILMLKYWLTGKLYLLIHPDYFWLAILAGIALLVIGFFKALELWKHRRRPEISNAPHISLFPPGWGSFLLLTAAILGLIITPRAFASQTALDRGVTESVGATRTQPQAFRATVRPEERSLVDWVRTLNVYPEPDAYIGQKVKVQGFVIHQPNVTEDYMFLARFILTCCAADAYPVGLPVQISGSRQQYPPDTWLEIEGQMTTQTIAQKRQLTIKANALKKIPQPQNPYSY from the coding sequence ATGCTGAATTCCCAAACTAAAGCCCCAAATAAATTCATTCCTTGGTTAGATGTGGTAGCCATTACGGCTTGGGGTATTTTGATGTTGAAATACTGGCTGACAGGGAAACTTTACCTGTTGATTCACCCTGATTACTTTTGGTTAGCCATTTTGGCGGGAATAGCTTTATTAGTTATTGGTTTTTTTAAAGCGTTAGAACTTTGGAAACATCGCCGCCGACCTGAAATATCTAATGCTCCACATATTAGCTTATTTCCGCCTGGTTGGGGGAGTTTCCTGCTATTAACAGCGGCAATTTTAGGATTAATTATTACACCCCGTGCCTTTGCTAGTCAAACAGCACTAGATCGAGGTGTAACTGAATCAGTTGGTGCAACCCGCACCCAACCCCAAGCATTTCGGGCTACAGTTCGCCCAGAAGAGCGATCGCTTGTAGACTGGGTACGTACACTAAATGTCTATCCTGAACCCGACGCATACATAGGACAAAAAGTAAAAGTTCAGGGATTTGTGATTCATCAACCTAACGTCACTGAAGACTATATGTTTTTAGCCCGGTTTATCCTCACTTGCTGTGCCGCAGATGCCTATCCTGTGGGATTACCAGTGCAAATATCAGGCTCACGTCAACAGTACCCTCCCGATACATGGTTAGAAATAGAAGGACAAATGACAACCCAAACCATTGCCCAAAAGCGCCAATTAACTATCAAAGCTAACGCGCTGAAAAAAATTCCTCAACCTCAAAATCCTTACAGTTATTAG
- a CDS encoding aldo/keto reductase, which produces MTLPQDSYLQFTPDLKICRILNGMWQVSGGHGRIDRTAAIQAMFEYVDAGFTTWDLADHYGPAEDLIGEFRRQLIATRGEEAVNNIQAFTKWVPRAGKMTKKLVEENIDISLRRMDVKSLDLMQFHWWDYKDSNYLDALKYMAELQTEGKIKHLALTNFDTEHLQIITEAGIQIVSNQVQFSLVDRRPQVNMVKFCEEHHIKLFTYGSVCGGLLSEKYLGKPEPKNSEINTTSLRKYKQMIANWGSWRLFQELLTTLKTIADKHQVSITNVAVNYILNQPAVGGVIVGARLGIAEHLEDNARVFSFNLDAEDIGKIDAVSQQSKDLYKLIGDCGDEYRR; this is translated from the coding sequence ATGACTTTACCTCAAGACAGCTATTTACAATTTACCCCCGACTTAAAGATTTGCCGAATTTTGAATGGAATGTGGCAAGTTTCTGGAGGACATGGACGCATTGACCGTACAGCCGCTATTCAAGCGATGTTTGAATATGTAGATGCTGGTTTTACAACTTGGGATTTAGCAGATCATTATGGACCAGCAGAAGATTTAATTGGTGAGTTTCGTCGTCAATTAATTGCGACTCGTGGTGAGGAAGCAGTTAATAATATTCAAGCTTTTACAAAATGGGTTCCCCGGGCTGGGAAAATGACAAAAAAACTGGTTGAGGAAAATATTGATATTTCCTTGAGAAGAATGGATGTTAAATCATTAGATTTAATGCAGTTTCATTGGTGGGACTATAAAGACTCTAATTATTTAGATGCTCTTAAATATATGGCAGAGTTGCAAACAGAAGGAAAAATCAAACATTTAGCTTTAACTAATTTTGATACGGAACATTTACAAATTATTACAGAAGCAGGAATCCAGATTGTTTCTAATCAAGTCCAGTTTTCTCTTGTTGACAGAAGACCTCAAGTAAATATGGTGAAATTCTGTGAAGAACATCATATAAAACTATTTACCTATGGTAGTGTTTGTGGTGGTTTATTATCAGAAAAATATTTAGGTAAACCAGAACCAAAAAATTCAGAAATCAATACTACAAGTTTGAGAAAATACAAACAAATGATTGCTAATTGGGGGAGTTGGCGATTATTTCAAGAATTATTAACTACCTTGAAAACCATTGCTGATAAACATCAAGTGAGTATTACTAATGTGGCTGTAAATTACATTTTAAATCAGCCAGCAGTGGGTGGTGTAATTGTGGGTGCAAGATTAGGAATTGCGGAACATTTAGAAGATAATGCTAGGGTATTTAGTTTTAATTTAGATGCTGAAGATATAGGGAAAATAGATGCAGTTTCTCAACAGTCAAAAGATTTATATAAGTTAATTGGTGATTGTGGGGACGAGTATAGAAGGTAA
- a CDS encoding c-type cytochrome translates to MKKLITLILCTLCLWTINFTLPANALNTDPRAEIFSVHCAGCHINGGNIIRRGKNLKKNALKKYGMDSLEAITTIVTNGKNNMSAYKDRLTTEEIQNVAAYVLEQAEKDWK, encoded by the coding sequence ATGAAAAAACTCATAACATTGATATTATGCACACTTTGCTTGTGGACTATCAATTTTACTTTACCTGCTAACGCTTTAAATACAGACCCAAGGGCGGAAATTTTTAGTGTCCATTGTGCTGGTTGTCATATTAATGGAGGAAACATCATTAGACGTGGTAAAAACTTAAAAAAGAATGCACTCAAAAAATATGGAATGGATTCTTTAGAAGCGATTACAACGATTGTTACTAATGGCAAAAATAATATGTCAGCCTATAAAGATCGTTTAACAACAGAGGAAATTCAAAACGTTGCAGCTTATGTTTTGGAACAAGCAGAAAAAGATTGGAAATAA
- a CDS encoding histidine kinase — protein MNKNVKEQIQVDLRQAKETGQLKAERIREIVKSAISQVGSEFQEGSHELRNLVNDAVSTVIDNLQEKGSEVKEGVVASIEGAMEAINLKKHSDIVKTQADIKRLQAQLDREEEELQTEIEGILTKIVETSQNKSADTKIAIDSAINSIQDSEEIGLLKKRYAQLQAQSAIVRANLSARYSGSDQEVQDYLNEAKQWCDKSHPKAESITLQVKESYSLLEQKLANAGGVIAKKERQLKQTLRELLLATADLFKEKDIRA, from the coding sequence ATTAATAAGAACGTTAAAGAACAAATTCAAGTAGATTTACGCCAAGCGAAAGAAACAGGACAATTAAAAGCTGAACGGATTCGAGAAATTGTGAAATCTGCTATTTCTCAAGTAGGTTCTGAGTTTCAAGAAGGTTCTCATGAACTGCGTAACTTAGTTAATGATGCTGTTTCTACCGTCATTGATAATTTACAAGAAAAAGGTAGTGAAGTTAAAGAAGGAGTAGTAGCTTCAATTGAAGGGGCTATGGAAGCTATAAATCTGAAAAAACACTCAGATATTGTCAAAACACAAGCAGATATTAAGCGTCTACAAGCTCAATTAGATCGAGAAGAAGAAGAACTACAAACAGAAATTGAAGGAATTTTAACGAAGATAGTAGAAACCAGTCAAAATAAATCAGCAGATACGAAAATTGCGATTGATTCAGCAATTAATTCTATCCAAGATAGTGAAGAAATTGGATTATTAAAGAAACGCTATGCACAATTACAAGCACAATCAGCAATTGTCAGAGCAAATTTATCGGCACGTTATAGTGGAAGTGATCAAGAGGTACAGGATTATTTAAATGAAGCCAAACAATGGTGTGATAAATCCCATCCAAAAGCTGAATCTATCACCTTACAAGTCAAAGAAAGTTACTCACTTCTAGAACAAAAATTGGCAAATGCAGGTGGAGTTATAGCGAAAAAAGAACGTCAATTAAAACAAACTTTACGGGAGTTACTTTTAGCAACGGCTGATTTATTCAAAGAAAAAGATATTCGCGCTTAA
- a CDS encoding transposase, whose translation MTPAQKAIIKQWFGISRFVYNKTIKLLQDGEIKANWQAIKTGILNDLPDWCKSVPYQIKSIAIKDACKAVSNAKKKYKNGGGISRCRFRSRKYPVQSCYIPKSAVLEKGIFYTILGETSYKESLPKGCGDCRLVLSHGDYYLTVPEEKPRLDAENQGRVVALDPGIRTFLTFFSEDSFGWLGDTANIKIQKLCFKLDKLVSKISQAKCKQKRRLKLAATKLRGKIKNLGSELHKKTTKFLVDNFDVILLPTFETSQMSKKGKRRIRSKSVRQMLTLSHYQFKQFIKHKAFEYRKIVLDVNEAYTSKTVSWTGEIVKNLGGSKTIKSPSTNNVMDRDLNGARGIFLRALVDTPWLRENLNLCIC comes from the coding sequence CTGACACCTGCACAGAAAGCGATAATTAAGCAATGGTTTGGTATTTCTAGATTTGTTTACAACAAAACTATCAAGTTATTGCAAGATGGAGAAATCAAGGCTAATTGGCAAGCTATAAAGACAGGTATTCTTAATGATTTACCTGACTGGTGCAAAAGTGTTCCTTATCAAATTAAATCAATAGCAATTAAGGATGCTTGCAAAGCAGTTAGCAATGCCAAAAAGAAATACAAAAATGGCGGAGGAATAAGTCGATGTAGATTTAGATCCAGAAAATATCCAGTTCAATCCTGTTATATTCCCAAATCGGCAGTGCTGGAAAAAGGAATTTTTTACACCATATTAGGCGAAACATCCTATAAGGAATCTTTGCCCAAAGGATGTGGAGACTGCCGATTAGTTCTCTCTCATGGTGATTACTACTTAACAGTTCCCGAAGAAAAACCGCGACTCGATGCCGAAAACCAAGGACGAGTCGTGGCTTTAGATCCAGGGATCAGAACATTTTTAACATTCTTCTCCGAGGATTCTTTTGGTTGGTTGGGAGATACTGCTAACATCAAAATTCAAAAACTTTGCTTTAAACTAGATAAGTTAGTTAGCAAAATATCTCAAGCTAAATGCAAACAAAAAAGAAGACTTAAATTAGCCGCAACTAAATTGAGAGGAAAGATTAAGAATCTTGGATCTGAATTACACAAAAAGACTACCAAGTTCTTAGTTGATAATTTCGATGTAATTCTTTTACCAACTTTTGAAACATCTCAGATGTCAAAGAAAGGAAAAAGAAGGATTAGATCCAAATCAGTCCGGCAAATGCTAACGCTATCGCACTATCAATTCAAACAATTTATTAAACACAAAGCATTTGAATACAGAAAAATAGTGCTGGACGTGAATGAAGCCTATACTTCAAAGACTGTTAGTTGGACTGGCGAAATAGTTAAGAATCTTGGTGGTTCTAAAACCATAAAATCTCCATCCACAAATAATGTCATGGATAGAGATTTGAATGGTGCGCGGGGAATTTTTCTCCGTGCATTGGTTGATACGCCTTGGTTGAGAGAAAACCTCAACTTATGTATTTGTTAA
- a CDS encoding YqaE/Pmp3 family membrane protein translates to MNLLRILLGVFLPPLGVFLTVGFGPTLLINILLTLLGWLPGSIHAVWVIVKHEENINREASN, encoded by the coding sequence ATGAACTTATTGCGTATACTGCTCGGTGTATTTTTACCCCCATTGGGGGTTTTTCTGACAGTTGGATTTGGTCCAACTTTGTTAATTAACATCTTGCTGACTCTGCTTGGTTGGCTTCCTGGTAGCATTCATGCAGTTTGGGTAATTGTCAAGCATGAAGAAAATATTAATAGAGAGGCAAGTAACTAA
- a CDS encoding phage holin family protein: MLGYFFIALATALSLLIVDLVVPGVNIANFPAALIAAVVIGSINSGIKPTLNILSLPLTYLTLGGFSLIVNGICFWLASVLVPGFQVQGFIAFIIGPVVLSLANTFLSKYFAEKGFELQDSQ; this comes from the coding sequence ATGTTGGGATATTTTTTCATCGCCCTCGCTACAGCTTTAAGTTTGCTAATTGTTGACTTAGTTGTTCCCGGTGTCAATATTGCTAATTTTCCTGCCGCTTTAATTGCTGCTGTTGTGATTGGTTCAATTAATAGTGGCATTAAACCAACTCTCAATATCCTATCTCTACCTTTAACATATCTCACCTTGGGGGGATTTTCCCTAATTGTCAACGGAATTTGCTTTTGGTTAGCATCAGTTTTAGTTCCAGGTTTTCAAGTTCAAGGATTTATCGCTTTTATTATCGGTCCTGTAGTTCTGTCTTTAGCTAATACCTTTCTCAGTAAATACTTTGCAGAAAAAGGTTTTGAATTACAAGATAGTCAATAG
- a CDS encoding RNA-binding transcriptional accessory protein: MLNISQLLATELNLRPNQVQNALELLAEGATIPFIARYRKERTDEMDEVQLRDLQDRHNYLTELEERKKVIVNAIAQQDKLTPELNAKIASCLQKTELEDLYLPYRPKRRTRATIAREKGLEPLARFIQALNIKNGISASLEAEAAKYISETLGVKSADEALKGASDILAEEVAEKAESRAYIRDYLLENGLFISRIKDEHPEGTTKFEMYRNYQIKVKNIAPHNLLALCRGEDEKILSFEVAFDEDIVLGYLESQEIKTKVSNIRDFYQAMIKDGFNRLMKTSLISEVTNEKKTFADIKSIKTFETNLRELLLSAPAGMKPTMAIDPGFRTGCKVAILDETGQFLEYQAVFPHQAVEQRQKAGQTIKKLLEKYQVQLIAIGNGTASRETEEFVAEVLPNIAHNPVKVMVNESGASIYSASEVAREEFPDLDITVRGAISIGRRLQDPLAELVKIDPKSIGVGQYQHDVDQKLLKKKLDETVESCVNYVGVDLNTASKELLTFVSGITPTIANNIIAYRNENGAFKNRRQLLKVAKLGPKAFEQAAGFLRIRGGENPLDNTAVHPESYSLVQSIAADLGVSLNQVTQIAENLKKANLKKYVTDTIGEPTLRDILSELEKPGRDPRAEFKYATFKAGIKEIRDLTVGMSLEGMITNVANFGAFVDIGVHQDGLVHISQLADRFVDDPKKIVKVGQVVTVQVLEINEKLKRISLSMKGIKQ, encoded by the coding sequence ATGTTGAACATTTCCCAACTCCTTGCTACTGAACTCAATCTTAGACCCAACCAGGTACAAAATGCCCTGGAACTGTTAGCAGAAGGGGCGACAATCCCCTTTATTGCCCGTTACCGCAAAGAACGGACTGATGAAATGGATGAGGTGCAATTGCGAGATTTACAAGATAGGCATAATTACTTAACGGAATTGGAAGAAAGAAAAAAAGTTATTGTCAATGCGATCGCTCAACAAGATAAACTTACCCCAGAATTAAATGCAAAAATAGCATCCTGTTTACAAAAAACCGAACTTGAGGATTTATATTTACCCTATCGCCCCAAACGCCGGACTCGTGCTACCATTGCTAGGGAAAAAGGTCTAGAACCTCTCGCAAGATTTATTCAAGCTCTGAATATTAAAAATGGTATTTCCGCATCATTAGAAGCAGAAGCAGCAAAATATATTTCGGAAACTTTGGGAGTAAAAAGTGCAGATGAAGCTTTGAAAGGTGCATCTGATATCTTAGCGGAAGAAGTAGCAGAAAAAGCAGAATCACGCGCTTATATACGCGACTATCTTTTAGAAAATGGGCTGTTTATTTCTCGAATTAAAGACGAACATCCCGAAGGGACAACAAAATTTGAAATGTACCGCAATTATCAGATTAAAGTCAAAAATATTGCCCCTCATAATCTGTTGGCTTTATGTCGAGGAGAAGATGAAAAAATCCTCAGTTTTGAAGTTGCTTTTGATGAAGATATCGTCCTTGGTTATTTAGAATCTCAGGAAATAAAAACCAAAGTTAGCAATATTAGAGATTTTTATCAAGCCATGATAAAAGATGGTTTTAACCGCTTGATGAAAACTTCCTTAATTAGCGAAGTAACTAACGAGAAAAAAACCTTTGCTGACATAAAATCAATCAAAACCTTTGAAACAAACTTGCGAGAATTGCTATTATCAGCACCAGCAGGAATGAAACCGACAATGGCTATAGATCCTGGTTTTAGAACTGGGTGTAAAGTCGCTATACTAGATGAAACAGGTCAATTTTTAGAATATCAAGCCGTATTTCCCCACCAAGCAGTAGAACAACGCCAAAAAGCCGGACAAACTATTAAAAAATTACTGGAAAAATACCAAGTTCAATTAATCGCTATTGGTAACGGGACAGCTTCGCGGGAAACAGAAGAATTTGTAGCAGAAGTATTACCAAATATAGCCCATAACCCAGTTAAAGTCATGGTAAATGAATCTGGTGCATCTATATATTCTGCCAGCGAAGTAGCTAGAGAAGAATTTCCGGATTTAGATATTACCGTGCGGGGTGCAATTAGTATTGGCCGCAGATTACAAGATCCTTTAGCAGAATTAGTGAAAATAGATCCTAAATCAATTGGTGTCGGACAATATCAACATGACGTTGATCAAAAATTACTGAAAAAGAAATTAGATGAAACAGTAGAAAGTTGCGTTAACTATGTGGGTGTAGATTTAAATACAGCTTCCAAAGAACTGCTTACATTTGTATCGGGAATTACCCCAACCATAGCCAATAATATTATTGCCTATCGCAACGAAAATGGCGCATTTAAAAATCGTCGTCAACTTTTAAAAGTAGCCAAATTAGGACCAAAAGCCTTTGAACAAGCAGCAGGTTTTTTAAGAATTCGTGGTGGTGAAAACCCTTTAGATAATACCGCAGTTCATCCAGAAAGTTACTCCCTAGTGCAATCTATCGCTGCTGATTTAGGAGTATCCTTAAATCAAGTTACACAAATTGCGGAAAACCTTAAAAAAGCTAACCTGAAAAAATACGTTACTGACACTATTGGAGAACCAACTCTGCGGGATATTCTCAGCGAATTAGAGAAACCAGGAAGAGATCCTCGGGCTGAATTCAAATATGCTACCTTTAAAGCGGGAATCAAAGAAATTAGGGATCTAACAGTAGGAATGTCACTAGAAGGAATGATTACCAACGTTGCTAACTTTGGTGCTTTCGTTGATATTGGTGTACATCAAGATGGCTTAGTGCATATTTCCCAACTTGCTGATAGATTTGTAGATGATCCCAAAAAAATTGTCAAAGTTGGACAAGTTGTCACAGTCCAAGTTTTAGAAATAAATGAAAAACTCAAACGCATAAGTTTATCAATGAAAGGAATTAAGCAATAA
- a CDS encoding AAA family ATPase, with protein MSSYAFWNNKGGVGKSFLCFVAASEYAHLYPDTDVYVIDLCPQANVSETLLGGYLKSPEALNSLSSKTPRATVAGYLEARLNSPFRMIQDVSPYVCEPKEFNPQIPENLRLICGDNLLEIISEAIRQTSQLQIPIDAWKQVLSWIRDLTVALRTHSGDRDTLFLIDCNPSFAVYTQLGLAAAEGIVVPFTADDSSRRAIENVVALLYGISDPNTAPYARISFAKRAKDEGLSVPKLHTFVSNRVTMYEGKAASAFIAVNKIIKKTMDDIHNKNRHIFANPKDFPSENFIEIPDYHSACVVAATTGTPLHKLKPGPKTIGEQRIQLNPEPLQRYRKALEAFVNCL; from the coding sequence ATGAGTTCTTATGCTTTTTGGAACAACAAAGGCGGAGTAGGAAAAAGCTTTCTTTGCTTTGTAGCTGCTTCTGAATATGCTCACCTTTATCCCGATACAGATGTTTATGTAATTGATTTGTGTCCGCAAGCTAATGTTTCAGAAACTTTATTAGGGGGATATCTGAAAAGTCCTGAAGCTCTCAATTCTTTAAGTAGTAAGACACCTCGTGCGACAGTAGCGGGCTACTTGGAAGCACGTCTTAACTCACCCTTCCGAATGATTCAAGATGTATCTCCTTATGTGTGTGAGCCAAAAGAATTTAATCCACAAATACCAGAAAATTTGAGGCTTATTTGTGGTGACAATCTCTTAGAAATAATTTCTGAAGCAATTCGACAAACTTCTCAACTGCAAATACCAATAGATGCTTGGAAGCAGGTGCTGAGTTGGATTCGAGATTTAACAGTTGCTCTGCGTACACATAGTGGTGACAGAGATACTCTGTTTTTAATTGATTGTAATCCTAGTTTTGCTGTATATACACAGCTTGGTCTAGCTGCAGCAGAAGGTATAGTTGTTCCATTCACTGCGGATGATAGTTCACGTCGTGCAATTGAAAATGTGGTGGCACTTCTATATGGTATTAGCGATCCGAATACTGCCCCTTATGCACGAATTAGTTTTGCAAAACGCGCAAAAGATGAAGGTTTATCTGTACCAAAATTACATACATTTGTGAGTAATAGGGTAACTATGTATGAAGGTAAAGCTGCCTCCGCATTTATAGCTGTTAATAAAATTATTAAGAAAACTATGGATGATATACATAACAAAAATCGTCATATTTTTGCTAATCCTAAAGACTTTCCCAGCGAAAATTTTATTGAAATTCCAGATTATCACAGTGCTTGTGTCGTTGCTGCAACAACTGGTACTCCATTACATAAACTTAAACCAGGTCCTAAAACAATTGGTGAGCAGCGAATACAATTAAATCCAGAGCCATTACAAAGGTATCGAAAAGCACTTGAAGCATTTGTAAACTGTCTCTGA
- a CDS encoding TldD/PmbA family protein, with translation MLTNTLLLSNQLPSLQYSSTTERFDDTWEAPLATLLGLGRAAGADFVEYFLEHRNYISCLAEEDTITSISPSLSTGAGVRVFRGKADCYVSTNNLTFNGLKAALEKALSILGLQLPGPSAFIPEINLELLRDYASKRGKDSWLPLCSSIREMGEVLLDGTAQLNKKATHIQSRRASYFRDWQEVLVAGSDGTFARDIRLTQSVAFNLLCADGANRSSIGERAGNTSDPNFLTTWDYQKASEQIAESAGKMLYADYVESGTYPIIMANHFGGVIFHEACGHLLETTQIERQTTPFADKKGEKIAHESLTAWDEGRADNAFGTIDMDDEGMPAQRTLLIEKGILKNFLADRTGSVRTGHPRTGSGRRQNYTYAAASRMRNTYIDCGEHTTEDLFASVDKGIYCKKMGGGSVGATGQFNFSVDEAYLIENGKITKPLKGATLIGEAKEIMNKISLCSQDLELAPGFCGSVSGSIYTTVGQPHIKVDSITVGGR, from the coding sequence ATGCTTACAAACACCCTACTTCTCTCAAATCAACTGCCCAGTTTACAATATTCATCCACCACAGAACGCTTCGATGACACTTGGGAAGCCCCACTGGCAACCCTTTTGGGACTAGGACGCGCTGCCGGGGCTGATTTTGTGGAATACTTCTTGGAACATCGCAACTACATCAGTTGTTTAGCCGAAGAAGACACCATTACCAGTATTTCCCCCAGTTTATCTACTGGTGCAGGAGTGCGGGTATTTCGTGGCAAAGCTGACTGCTACGTTAGCACCAACAACCTCACATTCAACGGTTTAAAAGCCGCCTTAGAAAAAGCTCTTTCCATCTTAGGACTACAACTACCCGGTCCGAGCGCCTTCATTCCCGAAATCAACCTAGAATTACTCAGAGACTACGCCAGCAAACGCGGTAAAGACAGTTGGCTACCTTTGTGCAGTTCTATCCGCGAAATGGGAGAAGTCCTCCTTGATGGTACAGCCCAACTCAATAAAAAAGCTACCCATATTCAATCCCGCCGCGCTTCCTACTTCCGTGATTGGCAAGAAGTATTAGTTGCTGGTAGTGACGGAACATTTGCCCGTGATATCCGCCTCACTCAGTCTGTCGCATTCAACCTGCTTTGTGCTGACGGCGCTAACCGCTCCTCTATTGGTGAACGGGCTGGTAACACAAGTGACCCTAACTTCCTCACAACCTGGGATTATCAAAAAGCTTCCGAACAAATCGCCGAATCTGCTGGTAAAATGCTTTACGCAGATTACGTAGAATCAGGAACTTACCCCATTATCATGGCCAATCATTTTGGCGGCGTAATTTTCCATGAAGCTTGTGGACATCTTTTAGAAACCACCCAAATTGAACGCCAAACCACCCCATTTGCCGATAAAAAAGGCGAAAAAATCGCTCACGAAAGCCTCACAGCATGGGACGAAGGCCGCGCTGATAATGCTTTTGGCACAATTGATATGGATGATGAAGGAATGCCAGCCCAAAGAACATTATTAATTGAAAAAGGCATTCTCAAAAACTTCCTAGCAGACAGAACCGGTTCAGTGCGGACTGGACACCCCAGAACAGGCAGTGGCCGCCGTCAAAATTACACCTATGCAGCCGCAAGTCGGATGCGAAACACCTATATTGATTGTGGAGAACACACAACAGAAGACCTATTTGCCTCCGTTGATAAAGGTATTTACTGTAAGAAAATGGGTGGTGGCAGTGTCGGTGCAACCGGTCAATTTAACTTCAGCGTTGACGAAGCTTACTTAATAGAAAATGGCAAAATTACCAAACCATTAAAAGGTGCTACTTTAATCGGTGAAGCCAAGGAAATCATGAATAAAATTTCCCTATGTTCCCAAGATTTAGAACTAGCTCCCGGCTTTTGTGGCTCAGTCAGCGGCAGCATTTACACCACAGTTGGACAACCCCATATCAAAGTTGATTCCATCACCGTTGGCGGCCGATAA
- a CDS encoding TldD/PmbA family protein, with protein sequence MNKIQEIATYAQENAAKLGIKKFDIYGSTVDDTSVQVYQGEPKEVKASNRSGVTVRVWNEENTMGVTSTTDVDSQGLELALKTAYEASFFGVKENVPDFSPEATIPIPNKHREKALQAPVSELIEKLLVAEKELLATHPAITSVPYNGLAQKDIDRFYLNSDGAVRTESHSFAYISLYSKTEEEGKKPRSGSAYRVKESVADLDIAGCIKETAEKTISHLHYEKIKTGKYQVVFSAEAFLSLLGAFSNLFNAQSILDNQSLSKTDDIGKELASPLLSVYDDALHPANIGAESFDGEGTPTRQIKLIENGILTSFLHSAGTAKRLNAQPTGNASIGAKVSVSPNFYHVFAAGTPEQELSLDTAENVILIDDLQALHAGVKALQGSFSLPFHGWLINKGEKTSIESATVAGDFLELLKSIVYVEKEVELTPGGVAPRVWVSELSITGD encoded by the coding sequence ATGAACAAAATCCAAGAAATTGCAACTTACGCCCAAGAAAATGCCGCCAAACTCGGCATTAAAAAATTCGATATTTACGGCTCAACCGTAGATGATACCAGCGTTCAAGTTTACCAAGGAGAACCTAAAGAAGTCAAAGCTTCCAATCGTTCTGGAGTAACAGTTCGAGTCTGGAATGAAGAAAATACAATGGGTGTTACCAGCACCACAGATGTAGATTCTCAAGGATTAGAATTAGCCCTGAAAACAGCTTACGAAGCCAGTTTTTTTGGAGTCAAAGAAAACGTTCCTGATTTTAGTCCAGAAGCGACTATTCCTATCCCTAATAAACATCGAGAAAAAGCCCTGCAAGCACCTGTTTCTGAACTGATAGAAAAGCTATTAGTAGCAGAAAAAGAATTACTAGCAACTCATCCGGCTATTACAAGTGTGCCTTACAATGGTTTAGCACAAAAGGATATTGACAGATTTTATCTCAATAGTGATGGTGCTGTGAGAACTGAATCTCATTCTTTCGCTTATATTTCTTTGTACAGCAAAACTGAAGAAGAAGGTAAGAAACCCCGCAGTGGTAGTGCTTATCGAGTTAAAGAAAGTGTCGCTGATTTAGATATTGCCGGTTGTATCAAAGAAACTGCTGAGAAAACTATCAGTCATTTGCATTATGAAAAAATCAAAACTGGTAAATATCAAGTAGTTTTCTCTGCTGAAGCTTTTTTAAGTTTGTTGGGGGCTTTTTCTAATTTATTTAACGCCCAAAGTATCCTTGATAATCAAAGTTTATCGAAAACTGATGATATTGGTAAAGAACTTGCTTCACCTTTACTTTCAGTTTATGATGATGCTTTACACCCTGCTAATATTGGGGCTGAAAGTTTTGATGGTGAAGGAACACCAACTCGGCAAATTAAGTTAATAGAAAATGGCATTTTAACTAGCTTTTTGCATAGTGCGGGAACTGCTAAACGGTTAAATGCTCAACCTACTGGTAATGCTAGTATTGGCGCAAAAGTCAGCGTCAGTCCTAATTTCTATCATGTGTTTGCAGCAGGTACACCGGAACAAGAATTGAGTTTAGATACTGCGGAAAATGTGATTCTAATTGATGATTTACAAGCGCTTCATGCGGGTGTTAAGGCTTTACAAGGTTCTTTTTCTTTGCCTTTTCATGGTTGGTTAATTAACAAGGGTGAGAAAACCAGTATTGAGTCTGCAACGGTAGCTGGTGATTTTCTGGAGTTGTTGAAATCAATTGTTTATGTGGAGAAGGAAGTTGAGTTAACACCAGGAGGAGTTGCTCCCAGGGTTTGGGTGAGTGAACTTTCTATTACTGGGGATTAA